The genomic region GACGGGCGATCAATTGACGATGACATGCGGGGAGCTTGGGCCAAATCCGAGTTCGATTCTTCTATTACGCTCCGTGTTAACAGTGTCGCTCCGGTAAACGAAGCAATGGCGAGCAATGAAGAAATCGCCACGAAGGTCATCCAGTTGCGCCGGGTGTGAAGTTCTATGGATCGGGATGGAACGCCGGCCGCAATTTTCCAGCCGAATTGCGACGTATCGGCGAACGCTTCGACGAGGGAGGGGTTGTCTGCCGCCCCGGAATAGGACGCCTTGAGAGGCTTGCCATTGGCCTCGGCGTAAACTTGGCCATCGCCGCCCACGATAGAAATCGACCACGGACCGTCCGAAACGAAATTCTTCAATGTTGCGGCGAGATAGGCCGACGGAATGCGCGCTTGGAGCAGGACAGGAGGTGCGGCCTTATCGGTCGATGCGATCCAGATGTTCACTCCGCCTTTCGCTGCGATGCCGTAGGGTGTGATCTGGGGCGCAAGGGTCGCTAGGGCAGCAGCAGCTGCGCTGCGCGCGGGCGCGTCGAGCGCGGCGATGGCGGCATCGGCGCCGCTGGTTGGAGACAGCAGATCGAGGTTGGCCGCGCGATTGAAGACGAGAATGCCGTTACGGCCAAGTTCCGATTTCAGATGGTCATAAACGCTTTCCGAAGCTTCTGCCGGAGGGCTGGCGAGTTCCTTAAGGTTGGAAACGAGGCTTGCCATGCGTTCATCGAAATAGGACGCCGCCAGCAACGCCCGGCTTTGAGCGGACTGATGCAGAATGCTCAATTCGCGTGCATGTAGCTGGGTCAGCAGGTAGGCGGCGAACGTCAGCGACGGCAGGAGGATACCGAGGCAAAGCGCGTAAGCGAGCAGGCGGGACGGCTCTCTTGGAAAGAGGAAGTGCGGCAGCATTCGAGCGAGATGAGGTTTGAAGAACCTCTGCAATAGATTATTGTTCACAATCCGCTTCTTATCGTCGTCATGGTTCGCCAGACCCTGCCGTCAAATGAAAATGCCCAATTGTCTCAATGGTTCCCTCTTGCGCTTTGGACTTATTCTGAGCGTTATCCATCTTGGCACGGGGTTGCCGGGATGTCGCCGTCTGCGAACGCCACGATTGTGACACAAGATCGGTCGAACTCTGCGCCGGGCAAGATGTTTGGGGATCGATGATCAGCGCGCGACTCCGCCTGAGACTGCTTTGGCTGACGCTTTTCGCGTTCGGCGTGCAGATGGCTGTTGCCGACTTTCATCATCACATTTCGCGCGGCACGGGCATTGAATCCCGAGCGATGACGGCGGGCATGTGCCGTCCGTCAAATGACCGCCCTTGCGCGCCTCGCCAGAATGATCACGACGGTTGCATTCTGTGTTGGGCGACGGCAATAGCGGCGACGTCGCTCACGCCGGTTTCATTCGACATGCCGCTGCCGGCCGTCGCGCATGGTGTTCGGCTCCAAGCCGACGAACCGCAGACGGTCAGCCTCGCACGGCTAACGGAAGTGCGGGCGCGGGGCCCGCCGCCCATCGCACGCGGCTGATAGCCGACACTGCGCGGCGAACTGCTTTCCTTTTTTGATTCAATGCCGGTCAGGGCGCGAGGGCACCACAGCCTCGGTTCATGCCGGCTAGCGCGGCGCATGCGTGGCATGCCGCAACGTATCACCCGTTGGAGATTTTCATGATGACCGCTTCGACAGCCAGATCGACAATCGCGTCCTTGGCCATTCTCGTGTCGCTGCCCGTTCTCGCGGACCAGGCCGAGCATCGCCAACTCGGACCGCATGTGCACGGTCAGGGTACGCTCGATATCGCCATCGAAGGCAACAAGATCGAGATGGAGCTTGTTGCCCCCGGCATGGACATTGTCGGGTTCGAGCACGTCGCAACGACGGATGAGCAGAAGGCGAAGGTCGAGAAAGCCAAGGCGCAGCTCGCAGATGTACTGAATGTCTTCAAGCTGCCGTCCGCTGCAAAGTGCAAGACCGACACGGCGAATGTCGAAAGCCGCAAGGAAACACATCATCCGGGCGAAAAGGATGATGACGACGACAAGCCGGGCGAGCCGCAGCATTCAGAGTTTCACGCGACTTACACCATCACGTGCGAGGCGCCGGAAAGAGTCACGGGCTTGGAAACAGCATACTTCACCGACTTTGCAGGTGGTCAGCTGCTGAATGTCAACGTCACGACGCCGAAAGGGCAGACGCAGGCGCAGATGACGCGCGAAAAGCCGACGCTCGATCTCACGGGCGTGATGTAAGCGATGAACGAGCTGATGGTGGCTTCACCGGCGGCCGCGAGAGAGGGCAAGAGCCCTCTCGATGCGGTTTCATTCGCTGATGTCAGGTATTCGTGGCCGGGACCGTCTCCGTTCACGCTGACAATCAATCGCTTCAAACTTCGCCGCGGCGAGAAGCTTTTGCTGCTCGGGCCGTCGGGCAGCGGGAAGAGCACGTTTCTCAGTCTGCTTGCCGGCATCGTCGTACCGGATAGTGGCAGGATCGAAGTGAGCGGCGAGGACATGGCGGCACTCGGCGGCGCCGCGCGCGACCGGTTTCGCGTCGACCACTTCGGAATCATTTTTCAGATGTTCAATCTGCTTCCTTATGGATCGCTGATCGACAACGTGCTTTTGCCGCTCCGCTTTTCGAAGTTGCGCCGTGAGAATGCGTTGCGTGAGGGGCCTTTGGAAGATGTCGCGAAACGCCTTTTGCTGGCGCTGGGCCTCGATGAAACCGTGATCGCGACGAGCAAGGCCGCTAGCTTGAGCGTCGGTCAGCAGCAGCGTGTGGCCGCGGCACGCGCATTGATCGGCGCACCGCAAATCATCGTGGCCGACGAGCCGACGTCGGCGCTCGACCGAAACACGGAAGGCGCATTTCTGAAACTACTCTTTGCGCAAAGCAGGGAGGTGGATGCCAGCGTAATCATGGTCAGCCACGATGAAGGACTATCTGCGCATTTCGACCGGGTCGTCCCCCTGCAGGATATCGCTCAATCGCAGCGCGGTGGCCGGTCATGATGATTGCGCGACTTGCCTTTCA from Hyphomicrobium sp. MC1 harbors:
- a CDS encoding ABC transporter ATP-binding protein; this encodes MNELMVASPAAAREGKSPLDAVSFADVRYSWPGPSPFTLTINRFKLRRGEKLLLLGPSGSGKSTFLSLLAGIVVPDSGRIEVSGEDMAALGGAARDRFRVDHFGIIFQMFNLLPYGSLIDNVLLPLRFSKLRRENALREGPLEDVAKRLLLALGLDETVIATSKAASLSVGQQQRVAAARALIGAPQIIVADEPTSALDRNTEGAFLKLLFAQSREVDASVIMVSHDEGLSAHFDRVVPLQDIAQSQRGGRS
- a CDS encoding DUF2796 domain-containing protein; translation: MMTASTARSTIASLAILVSLPVLADQAEHRQLGPHVHGQGTLDIAIEGNKIEMELVAPGMDIVGFEHVATTDEQKAKVEKAKAQLADVLNVFKLPSAAKCKTDTANVESRKETHHPGEKDDDDDKPGEPQHSEFHATYTITCEAPERVTGLETAYFTDFAGGQLLNVNVTTPKGQTQAQMTREKPTLDLTGVM